One region of Oculatellaceae cyanobacterium genomic DNA includes:
- a CDS encoding universal stress protein — translation MFKTVLFPVDQSREAREAAEVVVNIVQKYNSQLILLSVVEIPTSEGEEPESSPMASPEAIAELLKTAQNLFSEQGIQAQTIEREGKPAFIICDVADEIDADLIVMGCRGLGLTEEGASESVTNRVINLSPCPVLIVP, via the coding sequence ATGTTTAAGACTGTATTATTTCCTGTTGATCAAAGCCGCGAAGCCCGCGAAGCGGCTGAGGTAGTTGTTAATATCGTGCAAAAATATAACAGCCAGTTAATTTTGCTATCAGTAGTAGAAATACCCACATCAGAGGGAGAAGAGCCAGAATCAAGCCCGATGGCATCGCCAGAAGCGATCGCGGAACTACTCAAAACTGCCCAAAATTTGTTCTCTGAACAAGGCATCCAAGCTCAAACCATTGAGCGCGAAGGCAAACCTGCTTTCATTATCTGTGATGTGGCAGACGAGATTGATGCAGATTTGATTGTCATGGGTTGTCGAGGACTTGGTTTAACTGAAGAAGGAGCTTCTGAGAGTGTCACCAACAGGGTGATTAATCTATCTCCTTGTCCAGTTTTAATTGTTCCTTAA
- a CDS encoding phosphoglycerate kinase, whose amino-acid sequence MSKKSVANLSASDLSGKRVLVRVDFNVPLDDAGSITDDTRIRAALPTIQDLTGKGAKVILTSHFGRPKGVDDKLRLTPVAKRLSELLGQEVIKCDDCIGDEVTSKVGAMQNGQVALLENVRFYKEEEKNDPEFAKKLASVADLYVNDAFGTAHRAHASTEGVTHHLSPSVAGYLIEKELKYLQNAIESPQRPLAAIIGGSKVSSKIGVIETLLEKCDKLLLGGGMIFTFYKARGLNVGKSLVEEDKLELARSLEAKAKERGVQLLLPTDVVVADNFAADANAQTVSIENIPDGWMGLDIGPDSVKVFQEALADCKSVIWNGPMGVFEFDKFAAGTEAIAHTLAEIGKQGATTIIGGGDSVAAVEKVGLADQMSHISTGGGASLELLEGKELPGIAALDEA is encoded by the coding sequence GTGTCCAAGAAAAGTGTAGCGAATTTGTCGGCATCTGATTTATCTGGCAAGCGAGTACTGGTGCGGGTAGATTTCAATGTGCCACTAGATGATGCTGGTAGCATTACAGACGATACACGCATTCGAGCAGCTTTACCGACAATTCAAGATTTGACTGGTAAAGGAGCTAAGGTAATTCTTACCAGTCACTTTGGTCGTCCCAAGGGTGTAGATGACAAACTGCGCCTTACACCCGTTGCCAAGCGCCTCTCTGAATTGCTTGGGCAAGAAGTAATTAAGTGTGATGACTGCATCGGCGATGAAGTCACTTCTAAAGTAGGCGCAATGCAAAATGGGCAAGTGGCATTGTTAGAAAATGTCCGCTTCTATAAAGAAGAAGAGAAGAACGACCCTGAATTTGCTAAAAAGTTGGCATCTGTTGCCGATTTATATGTAAATGATGCTTTTGGTACTGCTCACCGCGCTCATGCTTCTACCGAAGGTGTAACACACCACCTTAGCCCTTCTGTAGCTGGTTACTTGATTGAAAAAGAACTCAAGTATCTGCAAAACGCTATTGAATCTCCTCAGCGTCCTCTGGCAGCTATTATTGGCGGTTCTAAGGTTTCTAGCAAGATTGGTGTAATTGAAACACTGTTAGAAAAATGCGATAAGTTGCTGTTAGGTGGTGGAATGATTTTCACCTTCTACAAAGCGCGTGGGCTGAATGTTGGTAAATCTTTAGTAGAAGAAGATAAGCTAGAATTAGCACGCTCTTTGGAAGCTAAAGCAAAAGAACGCGGTGTACAGTTGCTATTACCAACTGATGTAGTAGTTGCTGATAATTTCGCGGCTGATGCTAACGCTCAAACTGTTAGTATTGAAAACATTCCCGATGGTTGGATGGGTTTAGATATTGGCCCTGATTCCGTGAAGGTATTCCAAGAAGCGCTTGCAGATTGCAAGAGTGTGATTTGGAATGGCCCAATGGGTGTGTTTGAATTTGATAAGTTTGCTGCTGGTACAGAAGCGATCGCACATACCCTAGCTGAAATCGGCAAGCAAGGCGCGACCACTATTATCGGTGGTGGTGACTCTGTTGCGGCTGTCGAAAAAGTTGGTCTTGCAGACCAAATGAGCCACATTTCTACTGGTGGTGGTGCTTCTCTAGAGTTGCTTGAAGGTAAGGAATTACCTGGTATTGCTGCACTTGATGAAGCCTAA